Proteins encoded within one genomic window of Solibaculum mannosilyticum:
- a CDS encoding DUF896 domain-containing protein, whose protein sequence is MNQRQISRINELAKKSREIGLTPEEKEEQHELRKQYILAYRRSLTAALDNIVIEKDGKEIPLSKKESIKS, encoded by the coding sequence ATGAATCAACGCCAGATCAGCCGGATCAATGAACTGGCTAAAAAAAGCCGCGAGATCGGCTTAACTCCGGAGGAAAAAGAGGAGCAGCATGAGCTTCGTAAACAGTATATTTTGGCATACCGCCGCAGTTTGACGGCAGCCTTAGATAATATTGTCATCGAGAAGGATGGCAAAGAAATTCCCCTTTCCAAAAAGGAATCCATAAAAAGCTAA
- a CDS encoding ACT domain-containing protein, producing the protein MRAVISVIGKDMMGILAKVTTLCYETDVNVIEVTQSVLQDLFAMTMMVDMEKCSVPFTELSDRMRQLGEDMGLSIRMMHEDIFNSMHRI; encoded by the coding sequence ATGCGCGCTGTCATTAGTGTAATTGGAAAAGATATGATGGGAATTCTGGCCAAGGTAACCACTTTATGCTATGAAACCGATGTAAACGTCATTGAGGTAACACAATCGGTGTTACAGGATTTGTTCGCCATGACGATGATGGTGGATATGGAAAAGTGCAGCGTTCCCTTTACCGAATTATCTGACCGCATGAGGCAGCTTGGAGAAGATATGGGTCTTTCCATTCGGATGATGCACGAGGATATCTTTAATTCCATGCACCGCATCTAA
- a CDS encoding PFL family protein translates to MLNARDILETINMINNEHLDVRTITMGISLLDCCDPDVEAACAKIYDKICRYAKDLVKVGEDIEKEYGIPIINKRISVTPIAMIAACCQTMNTVRFAMTLEKAAQTVGVNFIGGYSALVQKGFAAGDYALIQSIPEALSVTEHVCSSVNIGSTKTGINMDAVAMMGKIVRQTAEITADRDCIGCAKLVVFCNAPEDNPFMAGAFHGAGEPDCVINVGVSGPGVVRAALQKLSPDCDLTEVADTVKRTAFKITRMGQLVAKEASKRLCVPFGIVDLSLAPTPAVGDSVAHILEEMGLKQCGTHGTTAALALLNDAVKKGGAMASSHVGGLSGAFIPVTEDAGMIDAARSGCLTLEKLEAMTSVCSVGLDMIAIPGDTTAEIISAIIADEAAIGMVNSKTTAVRVIPAIGKQAGEELSFGGLLGEGPIMPVNTTSPAQFIHRGGRIPAPLQSLKN, encoded by the coding sequence ATGTTAAACGCTCGTGATATTTTAGAAACCATTAATATGATCAACAATGAACATCTGGATGTCCGGACAATTACGATGGGCATCTCGCTGTTGGATTGCTGCGATCCTGATGTAGAGGCCGCTTGCGCCAAAATTTACGATAAGATCTGCCGTTATGCCAAGGATCTGGTAAAGGTTGGAGAAGACATTGAAAAGGAGTACGGAATTCCAATCATCAACAAAAGGATCTCCGTTACCCCCATCGCTATGATTGCCGCCTGCTGTCAGACCATGAATACCGTCCGCTTTGCCATGACATTGGAAAAAGCCGCCCAAACAGTAGGAGTTAACTTTATTGGCGGGTATTCGGCTTTGGTTCAGAAGGGATTTGCCGCCGGCGATTATGCACTGATTCAAAGCATCCCGGAAGCCCTTTCAGTGACAGAACATGTGTGTTCATCGGTCAATATCGGTTCCACAAAAACTGGTATCAACATGGATGCAGTGGCTATGATGGGTAAAATCGTCCGCCAGACGGCGGAAATTACAGCGGATCGCGATTGTATCGGTTGTGCAAAGCTGGTGGTGTTCTGCAATGCTCCGGAGGATAATCCTTTTATGGCGGGTGCATTCCATGGTGCGGGCGAACCGGATTGTGTGATTAATGTAGGGGTATCCGGACCTGGTGTGGTGCGCGCCGCGCTGCAGAAGTTGAGCCCTGACTGTGACTTGACTGAAGTGGCTGATACCGTCAAACGCACTGCGTTTAAAATTACAAGAATGGGTCAATTGGTGGCGAAAGAGGCGTCGAAAAGATTGTGCGTACCGTTTGGTATTGTAGATCTTTCCTTAGCTCCTACCCCGGCGGTAGGCGATTCTGTAGCCCACATTCTGGAAGAAATGGGCCTGAAACAATGTGGGACACACGGAACAACGGCTGCTTTGGCATTGCTCAACGATGCCGTTAAAAAGGGCGGAGCTATGGCTTCTTCGCATGTGGGCGGACTGTCGGGTGCGTTTATTCCCGTAACAGAGGATGCCGGCATGATCGATGCTGCACGTTCGGGCTGTTTGACATTGGAAAAGCTGGAGGCTATGACTTCAGTATGCTCGGTGGGATTGGATATGATTGCTATCCCAGGAGATACTACGGCAGAGATTATTTCGGCTATCATTGCCGACGAAGCTGCCATTGGTATGGTCAATTCCAAAACCACAGCAGTACGTGTCATTCCAGCTATTGGTAAACAAGCTGGAGAAGAACTTTCTTTTGGAGGCTTGTTGGGAGAAGGACCCATTATGCCGGTCAACACCACTTCTCCTGCTCAATTTATACATCGAGGCGGCCGCATCCCGGCCCCGCTTCAGAGCTTGAAAAACTAG